The Pacificitalea manganoxidans genome contains a region encoding:
- a CDS encoding CoA transferase yields the protein MTNEGKESVVIDLKSDGAKQQLRLLIEASDIVHEQFCPGVLDRLGIGYWALAQLNPSPIYCAVTGYGQSGPDRMKAGHET from the coding sequence TTGACAAATGAAGGCAAGGAAAGCGTTGTCATAGATCTCAAATCAGACGGCGCAAAACAGCAACTGCGCCTACTGATCGAGGCCTCGGACATCGTGCACGAACAATTCTGCCCCGGTGTCCTGGATCGCCTTGGCATTGGGTATTGGGCTTTGGCACAATTAAATCCCAGTCCTATTTACTGTGCTGTAACAGGCTATGGGCAATCTGGCCCGGATCGCATGAAGGCCGGGCACGAGACCTGA